The Hyalangium gracile genome includes a window with the following:
- a CDS encoding zinc ribbon domain-containing protein → MSSVESQCQRCQSRLEAEDLRCPVCALPTPRPARSAERERARVIRCDNCGAAIAYSVEAQAPRCAYCTSQMHVETQEDPIDQADRFVPFEVSPEQARQALSAFLGKGGFFRPTDLASRSALDSLRPLWWPGWEFDARVEVSWTADTNAGAHRSDWAPHSGTTHLFLQDILVSASRGLTSRETQELSPHYDITKAKPEPVGPPEAQVELFDVTRSGARRQILSAVENMARQRIAHEDLPGTRHRNLRVAVALSGLETSHYALPAYVLAYRYGKKLYRVVVHGQNASHVLGERPVSWVKVVATVLAALAVLVIITLLRRAS, encoded by the coding sequence ATGAGCTCCGTCGAGTCGCAGTGCCAGCGCTGCCAGAGCCGGTTGGAGGCCGAGGACCTTCGCTGTCCCGTCTGCGCGCTGCCCACGCCCCGGCCCGCCCGATCCGCGGAGCGTGAGCGCGCCCGCGTCATCCGCTGCGACAATTGCGGGGCGGCCATCGCGTACTCGGTGGAGGCCCAGGCGCCCCGGTGCGCCTACTGCACGTCGCAGATGCACGTCGAGACGCAGGAGGATCCCATCGATCAGGCCGACCGGTTCGTGCCCTTCGAGGTGAGCCCGGAGCAGGCGCGGCAGGCGCTGTCGGCGTTCCTGGGCAAGGGCGGCTTCTTCCGGCCCACGGACCTGGCGAGCCGCTCGGCGCTGGACTCCCTGCGGCCGCTGTGGTGGCCGGGCTGGGAGTTCGACGCGCGCGTCGAGGTCTCCTGGACGGCCGACACCAACGCGGGAGCCCACCGGAGCGACTGGGCGCCCCACTCGGGCACGACCCACCTCTTCCTGCAGGACATCCTCGTCTCCGCCTCGCGAGGGCTGACCTCGCGGGAGACCCAGGAGCTCTCTCCGCACTACGACATCACGAAGGCGAAGCCCGAGCCCGTGGGCCCTCCCGAGGCGCAGGTGGAGCTGTTCGATGTCACGCGCTCGGGCGCGCGGCGGCAGATCCTCTCCGCGGTGGAGAACATGGCCCGGCAGCGCATCGCCCACGAGGACCTGCCGGGCACCCGCCATCGCAACCTGCGCGTGGCGGTGGCGCTGTCGGGGCTGGAGACCTCGCACTACGCCCTGCCCGCCTACGTGCTCGCGTACCGCTATGGGAAGAAGCTGTACCGCGTGGTGGTGCACGGACAGAACGCCAGCCATGTCCTCGGCGAGAGGCCCGTCTCCTGGGTGAAGGTCGTGGCGACGGTGCTCGCCGCCCTGGCGGTCCTCGTCATCATCACCCTGCTGCGCCGAGCGTCCTGA
- a CDS encoding endonuclease V, which translates to MIASVDVDYRPDATVAACVVFRDWSDEAEAAHFVDRGPPAEPYVPGEFYRRELPALLRVLAQVPDPLTTVVIDGYVWLAGEDRPGLGAHLYEALERRVPVIGVAKTAFQASRIAVPVLRGESQRPLLVTAVGVDVQDAAACIQRMHGPSRLPTLLKRVDRLCREA; encoded by the coding sequence ATGATCGCCAGTGTCGACGTGGACTACCGGCCGGATGCCACCGTGGCGGCCTGCGTCGTCTTCCGGGACTGGAGCGACGAGGCCGAGGCGGCGCACTTCGTGGACCGGGGGCCTCCCGCCGAGCCCTATGTCCCAGGTGAGTTCTACCGCCGCGAGCTGCCAGCGCTGCTGCGGGTGCTGGCCCAGGTGCCCGACCCGCTGACGACCGTGGTCATCGATGGCTACGTCTGGCTCGCGGGTGAGGATCGACCCGGGCTGGGCGCCCACCTCTACGAGGCGCTCGAGCGGCGGGTGCCCGTCATCGGCGTGGCCAAGACAGCGTTCCAAGCCAGCCGGATTGCTGTCCCGGTGCTGCGAGGGGAGAGCCAGCGCCCCCTGCTCGTGACGGCCGTGGGAGTGGACGTCCAGGACGCCGCGGCGTGCATCCAGCGCATGCACGGCCCCTCTCGGCTGCCCACCCTGCTCAAGCGCGTGGACCGGCTGTGCCGCGAGGCCTGA
- a CDS encoding GNAT family N-acetyltransferase translates to MIRPATSADIPAILQLIRALADYEKLTHQVVVDEAQLREHLFGARPYAEVLLAEDEGRVVGYALFFHSYSTFLGRPSMYLEDLFVLPELRGRGHGKQLLARLAKLAVERDCGRFEWMVLDWNTPAIQFYESLGAALAPEWKLCRMTGDALRRFAATAT, encoded by the coding sequence ATGATCCGCCCCGCCACGTCCGCCGACATCCCCGCCATCCTCCAGCTCATCCGCGCTCTGGCCGACTACGAGAAACTCACCCACCAGGTGGTCGTCGACGAGGCCCAGCTGCGCGAGCACCTCTTCGGAGCCCGCCCCTACGCCGAGGTGCTGCTGGCCGAGGATGAAGGGCGCGTGGTGGGCTACGCGCTGTTCTTCCACTCCTACTCCACGTTCCTGGGCCGCCCGAGCATGTACCTGGAGGACCTCTTCGTCCTGCCCGAGCTGCGCGGGCGAGGGCACGGCAAGCAGCTGCTCGCCCGGCTGGCGAAGCTCGCCGTCGAGCGCGACTGTGGGCGCTTCGAGTGGATGGTGCTCGACTGGAACACGCCGGCCATCCAGTTCTATGAGTCCCTGGGCGCGGCGCTCGCGCCCGAGTGGAAGCTGTGCCGGATGACGGGTGACGCGCTGCGGCGGTTCGCCGCGACCGCCACGTGA
- a CDS encoding GNAT family N-acetyltransferase, with amino-acid sequence MERGRPEFGSPEGAEDLAAVADIIAQAFAMPPADSVAWVEKAAANIRVLREQGEVLATATAIPMGQFFFGQRVSMAGIGGVGVAPSARGRGAATRLMRHALQELRGMGFALSVLYPATQPLYRRVGYEQAGARFEIRVQAHALDFSERSLQLRPIKASDQPAIQEVYRRYASTRQGYLDRGPYVWDRVLHPRKETAYGFLVEGANGVEGYLYLVRRSKVDLQQELFLTDFVALTPAAGRRLLSFLGDHRSLAREVVWTGAQVDPLLLLLPEQTYQVKLLFHWMLRVLDVPAALESRGYPQGVSGTLHFELEDELFPDNSGSFILEVSGGAGHIRRGGGNSLMRMDIRAFASLYTGFMSPEALRSVGALVADDATVRLATTLFSGPAPALPDMF; translated from the coding sequence ATGGAGAGGGGCAGACCGGAGTTCGGCTCACCCGAGGGCGCGGAGGACCTGGCGGCGGTGGCGGACATCATCGCTCAGGCGTTCGCCATGCCCCCCGCCGACAGTGTGGCCTGGGTGGAGAAGGCGGCCGCGAACATCCGGGTGCTGCGCGAGCAGGGAGAGGTGCTGGCCACGGCGACTGCCATCCCCATGGGGCAGTTCTTCTTCGGGCAGCGGGTCTCCATGGCGGGCATCGGCGGCGTGGGCGTGGCGCCGAGCGCGCGAGGCAGGGGAGCGGCCACCCGGCTCATGCGGCACGCGCTCCAGGAGCTGCGCGGCATGGGGTTCGCGCTCTCCGTCCTCTATCCCGCGACCCAGCCGCTCTACCGGCGCGTGGGCTACGAGCAGGCGGGAGCCCGGTTCGAGATCCGGGTGCAGGCCCACGCGCTCGACTTCAGCGAGCGCAGCCTCCAGCTTCGGCCGATCAAGGCCTCGGACCAGCCGGCCATCCAGGAGGTCTACCGCCGCTACGCCTCCACGCGGCAGGGGTACCTCGATCGGGGCCCCTACGTCTGGGACCGCGTGCTCCACCCGCGCAAGGAGACGGCCTACGGCTTCCTGGTGGAGGGCGCCAACGGCGTGGAGGGCTACCTGTACCTGGTGCGCCGGAGCAAGGTGGACCTCCAGCAGGAGCTCTTCCTCACGGACTTCGTCGCGCTCACCCCCGCCGCGGGGCGGCGGCTGCTGAGCTTCCTCGGCGATCACCGCTCGCTGGCCCGCGAGGTGGTGTGGACCGGCGCCCAGGTCGATCCCCTGCTGCTGCTGCTGCCCGAGCAGACCTACCAGGTGAAGCTGCTCTTCCACTGGATGCTGCGCGTGCTGGACGTCCCCGCCGCGCTCGAGTCCCGCGGCTACCCGCAGGGCGTCTCCGGCACGCTGCACTTCGAGCTGGAGGATGAGCTCTTCCCCGACAACAGCGGCAGCTTCATCCTCGAGGTGTCCGGAGGCGCGGGCCACATCCGCCGGGGCGGTGGAAACTCCCTCATGCGCATGGACATCCGGGCCTTCGCCTCGCTCTACACGGGCTTCATGTCGCCGGAGGCGCTGCGCTCGGTGGGCGCGCTCGTAGCGGACGACGCCACCGTGCGGCTGGCCACCACCCTCTTCTCCGGCCCCGCGCCGGCCCTGCCCGACATGTTCTGA
- a CDS encoding NAD-dependent epimerase/dehydratase family protein, with protein MRAFVTGGSGFVGKRLIAALREKGHEVRAIARSEAANAEVRQAGAEPVPGDLSDVDALKRGMEGCEVVFHSAAYVKTWGPRASFFETNVRGTENVLEASRASGVKRLVHVSTEAVLVDGSPLVNVDETRPLPAAPIGNYPSTKNAAERLVLSVNSPEFTTIAMRPRFIWGKGDNAVLPAIIHAVKSGRFRWIGGGHYKTSTCHVANCVEGLLLAAEKGRGGEAYFLTDGEPVDFRDFITTLLKTQGVDPGKGTIPFGLAMGVATVSEVLWNFLSLPGNPPVIRSELLLVGQEVTVSDAKARRELGYEGRMSREAGLRELEQAKS; from the coding sequence ATGCGCGCATTCGTCACGGGTGGTTCAGGATTCGTGGGCAAGCGCCTCATCGCGGCGCTGCGCGAGAAGGGGCACGAGGTGCGAGCCATCGCGCGCTCCGAGGCCGCCAACGCCGAGGTGCGCCAGGCGGGAGCCGAGCCGGTTCCGGGGGACCTCTCGGACGTGGACGCGCTCAAGCGCGGCATGGAGGGCTGCGAGGTCGTCTTCCACTCGGCGGCGTACGTGAAGACCTGGGGCCCTCGCGCGAGCTTCTTCGAGACCAACGTGCGCGGCACGGAGAACGTGCTGGAGGCGTCGCGGGCCTCGGGCGTCAAGCGCCTGGTCCACGTCAGCACCGAGGCGGTGCTCGTGGATGGCTCGCCGCTGGTGAACGTGGACGAGACGCGGCCCCTCCCGGCGGCGCCCATCGGGAACTACCCCTCCACGAAGAACGCGGCGGAGCGCCTCGTCCTCTCGGTGAACTCACCCGAGTTCACCACCATCGCCATGCGCCCGCGCTTCATCTGGGGCAAGGGCGACAACGCGGTGCTCCCCGCCATCATCCACGCGGTGAAGTCCGGCCGGTTCCGCTGGATCGGCGGCGGCCACTACAAGACGTCCACCTGCCACGTGGCCAACTGCGTGGAGGGGCTCCTGCTGGCGGCGGAGAAGGGGCGCGGCGGCGAGGCGTACTTCCTCACGGATGGCGAGCCGGTGGACTTCCGCGACTTCATCACCACGCTGCTGAAGACCCAGGGCGTGGATCCGGGCAAGGGGACGATTCCCTTCGGACTGGCGATGGGCGTGGCGACGGTGTCCGAGGTGCTGTGGAACTTCCTCTCGTTGCCGGGGAACCCGCCCGTCATCCGCTCGGAGCTGCTGCTGGTGGGGCAGGAAGTCACGGTGAGCGACGCGAAGGCGCGCCGGGAACTGGGCTACGAGGGCCGCATGAGCCGGGAGGCGGGGCTGCGCGAGCTGGAGCAGGCGAAGAGCTGA
- a CDS encoding WGR domain-containing protein — translation MRRFEFVEGSSSKFWSPELQGNTFIVTYGRIGTAGQRKEKAFPDEESARREYEKKVAEKLREGYREVTEGGEAPAPAASKEKAPPPRPELPPRLRPAKPTAEQVAAAAQALSVLEARLGKRSWQVNRQARRARRALRRLAGVDPASHPALNTVFESLMGRVTAPPGQRLPLRLAMSLLGELDVAAFVRASQRWKSAAAGAPAAVAREAEALAEPELALRMGLLLTARPELRGSSEVGWQRRWNALKPYLEAHLQEKGGALQTHLQAIEAGGDAHLAQRVARMGA, via the coding sequence ATGCGCAGGTTCGAGTTCGTCGAGGGCTCCAGCTCCAAGTTCTGGAGCCCCGAGCTGCAGGGCAACACCTTCATCGTGACGTACGGGCGCATCGGGACGGCGGGACAGCGCAAGGAGAAGGCGTTCCCGGACGAGGAGAGCGCCCGGCGCGAGTACGAGAAGAAGGTCGCGGAGAAGCTGCGCGAGGGCTACCGCGAGGTGACGGAGGGTGGAGAAGCTCCAGCGCCCGCCGCGAGCAAGGAGAAGGCGCCTCCCCCCAGGCCCGAGCTGCCTCCCAGGCTGCGCCCGGCGAAGCCGACGGCGGAGCAGGTGGCGGCCGCGGCCCAGGCGCTCTCGGTGCTGGAGGCCCGGCTCGGCAAGCGGAGCTGGCAGGTGAACCGCCAGGCGCGGCGAGCCCGTCGGGCGCTGCGGAGACTCGCGGGCGTCGATCCGGCGAGCCACCCGGCCCTGAACACGGTGTTCGAGTCGCTCATGGGGCGGGTGACGGCGCCTCCAGGCCAGCGGCTCCCGCTCCGGCTGGCGATGTCGCTGCTGGGCGAGCTGGACGTGGCGGCCTTCGTCCGGGCCTCGCAGCGGTGGAAGAGCGCGGCTGCTGGGGCTCCCGCGGCGGTGGCTCGCGAGGCGGAGGCGCTGGCCGAGCCGGAGCTCGCGCTGCGCATGGGGCTGCTCCTCACCGCGCGTCCCGAGCTGCGAGGCAGCTCCGAGGTGGGGTGGCAGCGGCGGTGGAACGCGCTCAAGCCGTACCTGGAGGCGCACCTGCAGGAGAAGGGCGGGGCGCTGCAGACGCATCTGCAAGCCATCGAGGCCGGAGGAGACGCGCACCTCGCGCAGCGAGTGGCGCGGATGGGCGCGTGA
- a CDS encoding substrate-binding domain-containing protein, producing the protein MSPRVLVVIGFLAAVGGVFYLSRRGSDSGDKGGGTQGSSAPSQPVQPREVTEITFLYSTEKREWVEAAAASFQQEHPTIKVSLVGRGSLDAAQGILDGRDKPTVWSPADSAVLRMLESDWATEPLRGALFARDGEDAPQPLVITPLVFVVWEDRANVLLKAGEAQAVSWKTIHKAVASDQGWPAIGGKADWGFVKLGHTDPTRSNSGLQAVLLATLEYYNKRSGLTVGELLDPKYQEWIRQLEKGVQRFETSTGTFMADMVRFGPSKYDIAVVYESLAISQLANAQERWGNLRVYYPPVTLWSDHPAAVLQAPWVTEKQREAARRWLAYLRSRPVQEKALGFGFRPADPSVPIKTAEASNPFTRLAGQGIQVDVPPAAEVPQGPVVRNLLTMWTRVVAANR; encoded by the coding sequence ATGAGCCCGCGGGTGTTGGTGGTCATCGGGTTCCTGGCGGCCGTGGGGGGGGTGTTCTACCTGTCCCGGCGCGGCAGCGACTCAGGGGACAAGGGAGGCGGCACGCAGGGGAGCAGCGCTCCGAGCCAGCCGGTCCAGCCCCGGGAGGTGACGGAGATCACCTTCCTCTACAGCACGGAGAAGAGGGAGTGGGTGGAGGCGGCGGCAGCCAGCTTCCAGCAGGAGCACCCCACCATCAAGGTGAGCCTGGTAGGGCGGGGCTCGCTGGACGCGGCGCAGGGCATCCTGGATGGCCGGGACAAGCCGACGGTGTGGAGTCCGGCGGACTCGGCGGTGCTGCGGATGCTGGAGTCGGACTGGGCGACGGAGCCACTGAGGGGGGCGCTGTTCGCTCGGGACGGGGAGGACGCGCCGCAGCCGCTGGTGATTACGCCGCTGGTGTTCGTGGTGTGGGAGGACCGGGCGAACGTGCTGTTGAAGGCGGGGGAGGCGCAGGCGGTGTCGTGGAAGACGATCCACAAGGCGGTGGCGAGCGACCAGGGCTGGCCGGCGATTGGCGGCAAGGCGGACTGGGGGTTCGTGAAGCTGGGGCACACGGATCCGACGCGCTCGAACTCGGGGCTGCAGGCGGTGCTGCTGGCGACGCTGGAGTACTACAACAAGCGCTCGGGGCTGACGGTGGGGGAGCTGTTGGATCCGAAGTACCAGGAGTGGATCCGGCAGTTGGAGAAGGGCGTGCAGCGGTTCGAGACGTCGACGGGCACGTTCATGGCGGACATGGTCCGGTTCGGGCCGTCCAAGTACGACATCGCGGTGGTGTACGAGAGCCTGGCGATCTCGCAGCTGGCGAACGCGCAGGAGCGGTGGGGAAACCTGAGGGTGTACTACCCGCCGGTGACGCTCTGGAGCGACCATCCGGCGGCGGTGTTGCAGGCGCCGTGGGTGACGGAGAAGCAGCGGGAGGCGGCGCGGCGGTGGCTGGCGTACCTGCGGAGCCGCCCGGTGCAGGAGAAGGCGCTGGGGTTTGGCTTCCGGCCGGCGGATCCTTCGGTGCCGATCAAGACGGCGGAGGCCTCCAACCCGTTCACGCGGCTGGCGGGGCAGGGAATCCAGGTGGACGTGCCGCCGGCGGCGGAGGTGCCGCAGGGCCCGGTGGTCCGCAACCTGCTGACGATGTGGACGCGCGTGGTGGCGGCCAACCGCTGA
- a CDS encoding DUF3396 domain-containing protein codes for MSEHYPRIRIRAQNGALLLREGLSLCFYIRHPHSSVGPMVRRALEIYQRAIKPDELTLYPLDDDWETLDEKAWENIRQKLLASRVALVRLSDRPGSDKDYHFYYYGRPVGDPSESAFPGTVCALECWLPTEFLEQHGPERVRALALEMAEQLPFCSGHVGLAFNGELDLVGVPEEIRRYCFRYPGLDIVHLGRLVSHLGTRVRGPHWMTFLGQPVLSALGGAPTLRARLTSPGTTVQELNSERAVITLGEWPEAGDTDRGLALPAYRELARILEPWTYFEEHITGNESFLENRRRWERRFLD; via the coding sequence ATGAGCGAGCATTACCCTCGCATCCGCATCAGGGCACAAAATGGCGCGCTGCTGCTGCGAGAAGGGCTGAGTCTTTGTTTCTACATCCGCCATCCGCATTCGAGCGTAGGACCGATGGTGAGGCGTGCCTTGGAAATCTATCAGCGCGCCATCAAGCCTGACGAACTCACGCTGTACCCTCTCGATGACGATTGGGAGACGCTAGACGAAAAGGCCTGGGAGAATATACGCCAGAAGTTGCTCGCTTCCCGGGTTGCTCTCGTCCGCTTGAGCGACAGGCCAGGCAGTGACAAGGACTATCATTTCTATTACTACGGCAGGCCTGTCGGAGATCCCTCCGAGAGTGCGTTCCCGGGCACCGTGTGTGCGTTGGAGTGCTGGCTCCCCACGGAGTTCCTGGAGCAGCACGGCCCCGAGCGTGTGCGCGCATTGGCTTTGGAGATGGCGGAGCAGTTGCCCTTCTGCTCGGGCCATGTCGGCCTTGCATTCAACGGCGAGTTGGACCTGGTTGGCGTGCCCGAGGAGATTCGCCGCTACTGCTTTCGCTACCCAGGGCTCGACATCGTGCATCTGGGTCGCCTCGTGAGCCATCTGGGCACGCGTGTACGTGGCCCCCACTGGATGACCTTCCTGGGACAGCCGGTGCTCAGCGCATTGGGCGGAGCCCCCACCCTTCGCGCTCGCCTCACCTCCCCTGGGACCACGGTGCAGGAGTTGAACTCCGAGCGCGCTGTCATCACCTTGGGAGAATGGCCGGAAGCCGGCGACACGGACCGTGGACTCGCATTGCCCGCGTACCGCGAGCTGGCTCGCATCCTCGAGCCGTGGACCTACTTCGAGGAACACATCACAGGCAATGAATCCTTCCTGGAGAACCGGCGCCGCTGGGAGCGCCGATTCCTGGATTGA